The candidate division KSB1 bacterium genome segment CAATCCTGAAGCCAGAGTGTAAATCGTCACAAACAGCATAAAATTGTTTACGAATCCAAACTTTTCATCCAATTTTATGACCGCCTGGGTCGTCGAACTTTCTGAAAATTTTTCATTTGCCATTATCCAGAACAAAATCAAGTAGATTGCAGCCATTTGACAGCCGGTTTTCCATTTTGCAAATCCAACGGTCTCAAACGGTTGTTCTGTGGATGTTGCATAAGATCTGAGCGCTGTAATGAGAACGTCTCTGAGGGCAATTACTAAAAACATCCAGAAGGGCACGATGCCCATATAAGTCAGAGCTCCGAAAGCTGTAGAGATGAGAAGTTTGTCCGCCAGGGGATCGAGATATTTTCCAAAGGGGGTAATTTTGCCCATCTTTCTGGCCGCATAGCCATCGTACCAATCCGTTAATGTCGCTATTACAAAAAGAATCAGAGACAAATAATATAGCTTAGCGATGAGAAGAACCGCAAAGAATGGCGTCAATACAATACGAAAAACAGTTAATTGGTTGGGTAACGACATGATCAAATTTTCTTTTTTTGAGTCTCCCATCGTCCTGCACCTTTAAAGAACGACTCTTCCTTCGAGAGCTTTGGTTAAGGTAATTTCATCTGCATACTCAAGGTCGCCGCCAACAGGAAGGCCGCGGGCGATTCGAGTCACTTTTATTTCAAGCGGCTTGATGAGCTTTTCCAAATAGAGCGATGTGGCTTCGCCTTCGGTGTTTGGATTGGTTGCGATAATGACCTCCTGAATGGTGCCGTCTAAGCGTGCCATCATTTCTTTTATGTGCAAATCTTTAGGTCCGATTCCCTCCAACGGTGAAAGCGCCCCGCCGAGAACATGAAACAAACCTTTGTACTCGCCGGTTTTTTCCAGTGCCAGGAGATCGTTTGCTTCTTCAACAACGCAGAGGGTGGTTTGATCTCTTTTGTGGCTCGCACAAATGTGGCACGGATCCGCCTCCGTAATATTAAAGCAAATCGTGCAAAAAATAACTTTCTCTTTGATTGCATACAGTGCATCCGCAAGCTGCTGTACTTCATACTTTGGCGACTTTAGTAAATAAAACACCAACCGCTGTGCTGACTTTCGGCCAATCCCGGGAAGTTTAGTCAACTCCGAAATGGCCTTTTCCATGGAGACAGAAGGATACTGCATAGCTCGAGCGGTATCCTCTAAAATCCCGGCATCTTAAAACCGCCGGGCAGATTCCCGAGCATGCCGCCGGCAGCTTTGCCCATTTCATCGTTGGCCAGCTCTTGCGCTTTTTCCATGGCTTGATTAACCGCGGCAACCACCAAATCTTCCAACATTTCAACATCCTCGGGGTCGACAACCTGTTTATCTATTCTAACTTCCAGGATTTCTTGTTTGCCGTTTGCAACTACTGTGACCATTCCGCCCCCCGAACTGGCCTCTACTTGTAAATCAGCAAGCTCGTCTTGTATCTTCTGCATCTTTTCCTGCATCTTCTGAGCCTGCTTCATGATATCGCCGATACCCATTTTTGCCATAACAACTCCTTAAAAATTTTTGACCTGCTTTGAGCTGATTATTTCACCGTCAAACAATTCTATGACTTTCTTTACTATCGGAATTTGCAATGTGTTTTTATCATCCGTTACTTCTTGAACTTTGATTTCTTGTATCTCCTGAACCTCGGGTTCATCGTCCACTCGTTGCTCTTTCAGCGCTTTATTGAACTCTTCACTTTCATTTTTCTTGCAGTTTATTTTTAATTTGAACCCGGTCTTTTCCAGAATGATTTCCTGAATAAGCTGCCTGTTTTGTTTAATTGTATTAATATGAAACCCATTCTCTTTACCAAAAGAAATTTCCAGCGTTCCGTCATGTACTCCGGTTGGATACCCTTCGTTTAGAAAAGACCCTAAATGAATCTTCTTGCTTTTAACCGCATCGATGATTTCAGACCAGTCATTTTTGATCTTTTCCAAAGAAACCACTGCATTCATATCCGGCGGCTCGGGGTTTTGATTTTCGGGATTTTTTTGCGGTGCTTTGTAGTCACCGTTTCCGTCTTTTACAACCGGTTTTTCTTGTGTGATTTCAACCGGTTCTGTTTTAACTTGCGGCTGTTCAGACTTATTAACTATTTTGGTCGAAGTTTCCGACTTTGATTCCGAAGCGCTTTCTAAATTGTTGAGATTGCTGAGAAGATCATCTAATTCAACGCTCTTCGCCATTTTAATCATTTTAACAATGAGCATCTCCAAAAGCAGCTTTGGATTTGAGCTTCGCTTTACTTGATATGCTGTGTCGGTGGCAAGCTGAATGAGCCTCAGCAAATCGGTTTCGGAAAAAGATTGCGCGGCCTCTTTATATTTTTCTCCGTATGTTTCCATTCCTTCCAGCAGGTCAAGGTTGTCGGTCGCCCGAACGATTAACATATTTCTAAAATGCTCAGCCAAACCGTTCAGAAACTCCGCCATGTCGTAACCGTGATTGAAAATCTTCTCCACAAGTTGCAAACCGACGACAACGTCTTTGTTCGAAATACAATCGGAAGATTCAAAAAATAACTCCTGATCAATAATGCCCAGAAGCTCGGACATCTCCTTAATTTTTATCTCCTGCCCGCAAAAAGAAACCGCCTGATCCAGCAGACTCTGGCTGTCGCGCAAACTGCCGTCAGATTTCCTTGCGATTAAAAAAAGTGATTTTTCGTCGATGTTGATTTTTTCAGAAGTACAAATATTCTGCAGCTGCTGAACGATTTCGTTCAAAGGAATTCTGCGGAAGTCGTATCGTTGGCAGCGGGATAAAATGGTGGCCGGCACTTTGTGAGGTTCAGTTGTCGCGAAGATAAACAGAACTTTGGCAGGCGGCTCTTCAAGGGTTTTCAGAAGTGCATTAAACGCCTCAGTTGTCAGCATGTGCACTTCGTCAATGATGTAAATCTTGTACTTGCCTCGAGTGGCTGCGTATCTCAGATTTTCCCGGAGAGTCCGAACTTCGTCGATACCGCGGTTGGAGGCGCCGTCTATTTCAAAAACGTCGAGGCTGCGGCTTCCGGTAATTTCAGTACAGCTGGAACATTCGTTACAGGGAGTAGGAGTTGGGCCTTTCTCACAATTGATCGCTTTTGCAAAGATTCGTGCGGTGGTGGTTTTGCCCACGCCTCGCGGCCCGGAAAAAAGATAAGCTGAAGCCAACCGGTCATTTTTGATGGCATTACTCAAGGTCGTTGTGACATGACTCTGAGCCACAACTTCTTCGAATTTCATCGGTCGCCATTTTCTGGCTAAAACCACATAAGACATTCGCCAAAACCCTCCAAAAGTTTTAGTTAAATTGTATTTTAAACTGCGAGCTTAATTTGTCTGTAATACCCAAATAAACGAATTCCAGTACTGAGATAAAACTAAATTTTAAAATCAGACCCAACAAATTTTTTAAAAAATGGCTGTGCACCCATCTCTGTCCTTTCCTTTCCAACGAGCAGCCGACAATAACCGACTCCGGGCAAGTATTCCTCCGGCACATAAAATAAACGCTTACCGCTGCTACCTTCCGGTCCTGACGGGGTTGGGCACCATTTTATTGCGAAGGACTTGATCCATCAACATCAATTATTTCTGCCACTGCAAAGGAGGAGTAGTCCTCGGATGGGAATTCGATCCTGCTAGAGCGGATTGCAGGAAACAGGGCACCGCTAACTCCCCATCTAGCACAGCCTCCGTGGAGCCGATGGGGGTTGAACCCACGACCTTCGCATTGCGAACGCGACGCTCTCCCAACTGAGCTACGGCCCCAATTTTTTATTGAATATTGTCCATTGATGATTGAATAATGAAATGTTATAGACTTTTCAGCCCGGCCATCAATAATCAATCAACAATTTTCAATATTCAATTGAAAAGCGGAGAGGCAGGGATTCGAACCCTGGGTGGCCAAAGACCACAACGGTTTTCGAGACCGTCCCGTTAAACCAGCTCCGGCACCTCTCCTTGAAATTGATTATTGATTAAAACTCAATACGACAACACATTGTTATTACTCGAGCTATTAATCAATAATCAATCAACAATAAGCAATCGAAAAGCGGAGAGGCAGGGATTCGAACCCTGGGTGGGCTTGTGACCCACACACGATTTCCAGTCGTGCACCTTCGGCCAACTCGGTCACCTCTCCGAACTACTGTTCTGTCTTAGTTTTTGAAAGAACGCTTGTAATATCCCCAGGCATTTTGATTCAAGTATTCCGCACGTGACCGTCACTTTGGAACGGAGCCTGGGACTTTGCACAATATT includes the following:
- the dnaX gene encoding DNA polymerase III subunit gamma/tau gives rise to the protein MSYVVLARKWRPMKFEEVVAQSHVTTTLSNAIKNDRLASAYLFSGPRGVGKTTTARIFAKAINCEKGPTPTPCNECSSCTEITGSRSLDVFEIDGASNRGIDEVRTLRENLRYAATRGKYKIYIIDEVHMLTTEAFNALLKTLEEPPAKVLFIFATTEPHKVPATILSRCQRYDFRRIPLNEIVQQLQNICTSEKINIDEKSLFLIARKSDGSLRDSQSLLDQAVSFCGQEIKIKEMSELLGIIDQELFFESSDCISNKDVVVGLQLVEKIFNHGYDMAEFLNGLAEHFRNMLIVRATDNLDLLEGMETYGEKYKEAAQSFSETDLLRLIQLATDTAYQVKRSSNPKLLLEMLIVKMIKMAKSVELDDLLSNLNNLESASESKSETSTKIVNKSEQPQVKTEPVEITQEKPVVKDGNGDYKAPQKNPENQNPEPPDMNAVVSLEKIKNDWSEIIDAVKSKKIHLGSFLNEGYPTGVHDGTLEISFGKENGFHINTIKQNRQLIQEIILEKTGFKLKINCKKNESEEFNKALKEQRVDDEPEVQEIQEIKVQEVTDDKNTLQIPIVKKVIELFDGEIISSKQVKNF
- the recR gene encoding recombination protein RecR, encoding MQYPSVSMEKAISELTKLPGIGRKSAQRLVFYLLKSPKYEVQQLADALYAIKEKVIFCTICFNITEADPCHICASHKRDQTTLCVVEEANDLLALEKTGEYKGLFHVLGGALSPLEGIGPKDLHIKEMMARLDGTIQEVIIATNPNTEGEATSLYLEKLIKPLEIKVTRIARGLPVGGDLEYADEITLTKALEGRVVL
- a CDS encoding YbaB/EbfC family nucleoid-associated protein; translated protein: MGIGDIMKQAQKMQEKMQKIQDELADLQVEASSGGGMVTVVANGKQEILEVRIDKQVVDPEDVEMLEDLVVAAVNQAMEKAQELANDEMGKAAGGMLGNLPGGFKMPGF
- the pgsA gene encoding CDP-diacylglycerol--glycerol-3-phosphate 3-phosphatidyltransferase: MSLPNQLTVFRIVLTPFFAVLLIAKLYYLSLILFVIATLTDWYDGYAARKMGKITPFGKYLDPLADKLLISTAFGALTYMGIVPFWMFLVIALRDVLITALRSYATSTEQPFETVGFAKWKTGCQMAAIYLILFWIMANEKFSESSTTQAVIKLDEKFGFVNNFMLFVTIYTLASGLFYLVENRSVFKRMVIAFYRVFMPTNVP